The following nucleotide sequence is from Oceaniferula flava.
TCCGCGTATTTCCCAGCCAGCTCAATCAACTCTGGCGAGGCTTCGGGGATGGTTTTCAAGTGGATGTATCCGCGAAAATGATGATCATCACGCAGGGTCTTCGCCACCTGGATCAGCTGCTCCATGGTATAGTCCGCGCTGCGAATGATGCCCGAGCTCAAGAACAGGCCCTCGATGTAATTGCGTTTGTAAAAGGAGAGCGTCAGCTCGACCACCTCCTCAGGCGTGAAGCGGGCGCGGCGCACATTGCTGGATCGGCGGTTGATGCAGTAGTGGCAGTCGTAAAGGCAGACATTGGTGAGTAGCAGCTTGAGCAAAGAGATGCACCGACCGTCCGGAGCATACGAGTGACAAATCCCTGCCCCTCCGGTGGATCCGACCCCCTTGCCTTGGCTCGAGTTTTTCTTCGCCGCTCCGGAGCTAGCACAAGAAGCATCATACTTGGCGGCATCCGCCAAAATCTCCAACTTGCTTAAAGTATTCATACGAACACACTAGTCACACGAACAAATTGATCAAGATGAGTTAGATAATACCACGACATAAAACAGCCCCCATGCAAACGCATGGAGGCTGCTGCTGTGTGTGACACCACGAGGTGTGTAAAAAAATGCTGCCTACTTGACCGAAGCCTCATCCCGGTATGCCTTGATGGAATCGACCTCCAGAGCGAAGGCTCCGTCTTTCTTATCATAGAGCATGAAACCGACGCTGCTTACCTTCTGTGTGTTCAGATTCAGGGCTGGAATTTTTTTGCCAAAATACGTGGCGTAAAAAGTATCGAAGGGCACTCGGATAACGGTCCACTCATCCTTGGGTGGCTGGATGGGACTCCAGAAGGCCAACATTCTGCCGCCCCCCGAACGCGCGGTCAGATAATACATCCGACCATCCCCTTTCACTCTCAGCTCG
It contains:
- a CDS encoding CIA30 family protein yields the protein MNTIIFNSLFLLAAGNLFAQADPPPTKTLDDFQTKQSADRWMSVNDGVMGGLSQGKPSFDTSSKLLFKGAISLENNGGFSSIRTRRTNWDLSDYHGIELRVKGDGRMYYLTARSGGGRMLAFWSPIQPPKDEWTVIRVPFDTFYATYFGKKIPALNLNTQKVSSVGFMLYDKKDGAFALEVDSIKAYRDEASVK